Within Triticum dicoccoides isolate Atlit2015 ecotype Zavitan chromosome 1B, WEW_v2.0, whole genome shotgun sequence, the genomic segment GCTGTGTTCGCGCCTCAATTTGCTGCACAAGCTCATGCCTCCATCGAGTAAAATGTCTCCATCGAATTGTTCCAGAAAAATGTCTCCTCACTACCATGTATATACACGAATCAGTAGGATAGTCATGAGAGTATTCCTTCGAGATCGAATTGATCCGATCGATTAAGCGCTAGCTTTCACTGGTTCGCGTACGCATGTGAGGTGCCGGCTAGACGTGTGTTCACTGTTCAGGCAAAATCAATCAAGTTGCTAGCTTGCATGGTTCTTGTGCTAGCTTTGTATCGTACTCGTGCGTGAGCAACTGAGTGCCGCTCTCTCGCGGATCGAGCTGTGCAACGCGACTGGTCGGGTGCTGATGCATATGAATATTTAAACATGAAATCTCCAATGCGCAACATTTTCATACATTTATATTCACGCTCCTTCTCTTCCCTTTCTTGGTGATATATATTACCACCAGGGGCAAAATTATCTTTGTACATCATAGTTACCACCGTCGGATGAAAAAATGGATGAAAGTGTCACGTAGAGAACAAAATTAAGTTTAAGTgtcaaaaaagggaaaaaagaagtaTTTTGGGCCAAAAAGAGAACCAAATTTTAAGAAAgagccaaataaggaattctctccctAAATAAAAGCACTCCCACCATAACAAAATGTAAGACATGTTTTATGCCCTATGCAAAattaaaaaaacgtcttacattttgatACAATGGTTGTACAATTTTATCTTATTTCCCTAAAAAAAAGTACAACTTTCTTTTTCTTCCTAAAAAAGTAGAGTTTTCTTGCAGGAAGAGTTTACAGACTAGCGTGGAGGCTTGTTGAAGAATCCTGGAAGAAAAATTCAGAGCAAATAGTTAGTAGAGAACATGACAAACAAAGCATTTAGCATCTGTAACTCTTTCTTTTTGCAAGAGaaatttccaatctattcatcacTAGTGGTAATAAAAATTATAGCCAGGTCCATGGACCACTTAGCAACGACTACAGGCGCTGGAGCAAGCCAAAGGCGCGCCGCAATCATCACTCCTCCCTCATCAGAGCCGGACAAACCTCGTTCGTTTTTTTTAAAACTACAAACCTCGTTCTAGTAGACTGTCGGAAAGTCGTCCTGCTAAGACCCATGTAGCATCTGTAACTCAGTGCATAAGAAAAAAACCTAGAGCATTAATGGTTTACGATGGACAATGTCGCCTGGTCAATTTCTATTCCCGGTGAATTTCATCTGCTCTAAGTTTGCTCTATTTAGTACCCCTTTTGTTCCAAAATATAGTGCATAGAGATTTTCCCCCCTAGATGTTCTTTCTAAACTTTCATCAATTTTATGGAGAAATTTACTATATCAATataaaatacaaaataaatatCCTTAGATGCATCACAAAAATATGCTTATGTAATCTTATTTATTTCATAATATTGATAGTTCATATTTCTTATTTAATTTTGTCAAAGTTTACGAAGTTCGACTTCAGAAAAAGTGCACTATGCTTTTCTCGAATGGAGAGAGTACTATATTTTTGTTGCAGATAGTATAATTCATATTTACCTAAGGAGTACTTTAATTTACACATGGGAGAAGGAGACCAACCGTCCTATACCATTTAATCTGTACTGTAATGGCTAATATTTCCATAATAATTAAGTATACATATGAGCAAGCATCGGTCGACTCTTTCTTCCAGTGATGAAAACATCGGCACACACATTAGTGAGAATAACATCTCTTAATAGTATCATGTACTCTGTACTGGCTAATATTAccaaactagatgataccccgcgcgttgctgcgggaattagTAGCATTGTATAGGAGAAGTACTTATTGAATCAGTAAATAGCGAAGCATGATTTTTTGATCGATAACTGCATTGGTAAGGGTTGGTGTGCTGATATATTCAAAAGAAGCATTGATCATTAAGCTTAATTAATGGAAATGTTCATATCATTCTTACCTTGGTACTCCctatgtaaagaaatataagagcgtttagatcactaaagcaaTGATCTTAATGCTCTTAAatttctttacagaggaagtaGTTCTTTATTTAGTAACAACTTGTACCAAGAAATTTAGGATGCCACTCTTaatcatagtttgttgttggataaGTTAATATCACTCGGTGCACTCTGTGGCTACAATTACAAACGAAGCTCTCACTCCCATAATACACATGTAGACTGTATCGTCATATAGATATCAATCATGACCTGCCGGTTCATAATTAGGGTAAATAATacaccctccgtcctaaaataagtgactcaactttttactaactttagtacaaagttggtacaaagttgagtcacgtattttgggacggagggagtattacctgATTCCTGAACTGTGATGTGCATAAGTAAAAGTAAAAAATATGAAACAAAAATTGAGCTGCCGTAGTTCTAATCTATGCTTATCACTGTCCTTGTAATCATTAATTTACTTGTATACCAGAGGAAGGTTATCTTGTAATAGAGTAGGGTAACATAACATGAGGCAATTTCCTGAATATATTCAGAATCCTCTTGAATAAACTTCCTGGAACACATTATTTCTGAAAAAAAAAACAGATAGATTTTAAGAATGAGTACATCATATATAACTCAACCACAACGGCAACACTCAATTATATTAAAAGGAACCACCATGTATGGATGGAAAGAGTGATATAGGCATGCACGCTCTTGCATTTTTACATATACAGAAGGAAATATAACAAACATCATATCATCAAAAATAGCAATAAATAAAGTACCGGATATATTTGGTCGGCTCGCTCCCCAGCTGAAGCCTGCAGGACCTCAGTTCGCCAAAAAAAGGCAACCATCGCCGTAGTAGAAAGTCACTGCTCGTAGTACAAAGATTTCAGTCTACAGGCTGAAGAAGAGGCAAAGGTGTATCAGTCTCTTGAGACCAGACGCTCGTCCACCGCCTCGCCTTCCCATTAAATCCAAAAGATAAGAAACAGGCCAACAATGGCATTCATCATGCCACAGGAGATTGTACTTCTGACGAGCTAGCCCATAACGTCACACATCCTCGAAGAGCAGGAAAAAAAATCCCAGATCATACTTTGAAACCAGCACATTACAATGAACATGGAAATCCTCTTGATGCAGATTTGATGAACTAAAATCAAAATCCCACCCTCTTATCAGTAAGGCATTATCACCTGGGAATCACATCAGATCCAAATTACTGAAATCGGCAAAACGAATGAAAAATAATATAACTAAAGAAAAATCTTATCCGCTGGCGCCCGAGGCGGTGCCGTCTGCAGAGTAGCGGCATGGTTCAGACGCATGTGCTGCACTCCTGCTCCTCTCATATGCCAATCTCTGCACATCCGACGACGATCGACGGCAAAGAATCTCCATCCTTGCCGATCGGTTGcagcggcaggaggcggcggcggtccTGCGCCAGACCTGGCTGGGGTTGCCTTACCTCGCACGGCATGCCGGGACTGGGATACAGGAGCGCCGTGATCTGGCCGACACGCCTGGATAGGGAGGGGGGTTGGAGACGCCCGCCTGCACGTCCGGCGACGATCGGTGGCAGccgaaggaggcggcggcggtccTGCAGCAGACCTAGCTTGGGTCGCCTTACCTCGCACGGGCATGCAGATATATAGCAACACCATGATCTGGCCGACACGCCTGGGCACGGGGGAAGAGGGGAATGCTGGATGCACGCCCGTCAACGGTCAGCGGCAGAGAAGCTCCATCCTAGTCGATCAGCACTGATGGAAGGAGGCGGCAGCGGTCCTGCGCCAAACCTGGCCGAGGCTGCCTTACCTCGCGCGACCTGCTGGGATACATGAGATGTGTGATGCCGTGTGTCGCTAATATTCCTCGCCTTCCCCCGTCCCTTTCATGTTTCTTTCTGGTGGGGAGATCGAGAGTCACGGGGAGAAGCAGAGAAGATCGAGAGCCAGTGGGGAGATCCGGAGTCTGGgcaattagggcatgtacaatgcatagcctcaaggtgatgcctcgCATGTCATGTAGGATTGGATATGACataaagtaggttcggatagggaagcgggatcctctccaggaggcgggtgcttgaagagaaaaagtgtggtccggtgacaaaagctgaaaagATTGAAGTaaaaagtagagatgcatgtgtactagagtctttattttctatttcttaatgAGGCCCAGTAGTGATAGCTTGCATTGGGGAGAAAAAATAAATGTAAGTGCCTCAAATTACTTTTTATCATGAGGCATATatatccatatgccaccattgtacatgcccttaaccCAAGAGAATCGTGAAGGGTTGAAAGACTTGTGCCGTTAGCAGGTGTGCTTAGGGCATCAGCCAATGGACTTTACCGAGAAGACAGAACGGAACAGATGATGTGGCATCATGCAGACGAGAAGTTGCTGATGATGTGGCGAGACTGCTGATGTGGACGGGCTGCATGTGAAGAGAAATACCttagtggggatcaactatttaAGTATTATAGATAACAATTAGGtattcatatcaacatgcatcggtTGTCTGAGACTTCTTTTTTTGTCAATGCCTCTTTAATAGTATCTCTGTCATCAGTGGGGATAACATCAACACACACATTTTTGATGTGATTCCCCAAAAATGGTCCTTCTGAAGTGTATCTGGTCAAGTCCTTTCCCCAGAACATCAGCTACTGGAGCATATATTATATAATCTATGGCAATTGTGTTGAAGTGATTTATCTCCCAACCACCAATCTTCCCGAAATTTAACATTTTTCCCACCGCCCACAATAAATTTGCATAGATGGTTTTCGAATTTAAGCAAACCCTTCCAAAATTTAGAAGCACCTTGTCTAGATTTTCCAGTAAGGCATCTATTTCTTGGATATTTTTATTACAATTTTTGTCAAAGACCCTCTGAATTGTGTTTCTTCAGATTGGATTCTttcgatctacgctactcttcttcggcggcggttgttgttctgttgtgctggtcctatggggccttatcacgacgacttcccgactgtctactacaacaagtttttcccggctccggagagggagaggcgatgacggcggcacgccttcggctcacttcagtgtttgtagtcatcgctaggtggtctatggacttGGATGTAACTTTTATTATTTTTGGTGTTCGTTGTATTCCCATGATTGaagtgaatagattggaagttttctcgcaaaaaaaaagatgGACATTTTTTCACATTTACATAATTTTTTCACAGTAAATATATATACTTAACAAAAAGTAGAACATGCAATTGTTTAGGCAAAACCCTTTCAAATACAAAATTATGATTTTTTGTGCCAGCCCATTTAGCAGTCTTGTGCTTTATTGGGCCTGTCGTGGAATAGGAGCTCCCATACCGATATACATGTGAGATCAGCCACTCAGCGAATATCGGCACACTATTATAAAATGCTACACTTAAGTACAACTTTCTTGCCCCTCAAAAGCACAATTTTCTATACCTAAAAGAAAGTACAGTTTGCTTATGGGGAGTGTTTACAGACGGATGTGGAGGCTGGTTGTAGGATCCTGGTAGAAAAATTTAAGCAGCACTTACAGTTAGAAGAGAACGTCAGAAACAGACCATGTATCGTCACTGCGTTATAGGGAAAATTTTCTATAGCATTATTGGTTTGCGAGCGACAATTTTATCGAAAAAGGATTtcgtcccgctttatatataaagcaccaatcAACAAGCACCCAGTACAGACACACGTCACCGCAACACAAGCACACACCCAGGACAAGATACATAGacactgagcgcagcaacaccacccctagcactaccACCACAAAGagatgaagctacatatgacgaacAATGTGCttcaaggcggcgccttcaagaaggggacgacAGCGgaacgccgccaccgcccgatccaaggatcagagtttcccctggagccgcatgacgggcaatgagagccgcgacgacgccttcaagaagggaacaatcttcgccgccgccggtccgtccgaagatagaacatGTTTTCACCTCGGCCAACGCTCACAGCCACTGAACGCCACACCCGggcaaccacgccgcccacacggccatggtaaCCGGGCAGCGCCAAGGCCCGGGCTCCGCCCAAGAGCACCACGCTACCACCAcccgggccgccgccccggcatccaagaccttgacaccacctcacctGAGATCTGCCGCAACCCCAACGgaagagacgagcggaaaggtcccacctttcgcaCCCCTGGACGACCCACAGCATCGAGACCACAATAGGCCGGCCAGAACTGGCATCCACTGACCCGTCCTGCTGCCCCGAGcgtgagacgagctcggtcctgtagCACCAAGAGGGGAACGAGATCAGTCCTACTGCACCgttcgcgagacgagctcggtccggcTACACCGTGCGTGAGAGGAGCTCGGTCCTGCAACACCTGGCACGAGATGAGCGATGGACCGCAGCTGGGAGAGGACCAGCCCTCTGATGAGAGTAGCGCCCGGGCGACGAGGAAATGGATCGAAGGTCGAGATGGTCCGCACGCAGACGAGCCGATGCCAGAGAAGCCGGCCGCAGCCGCGTGCAGATCCGTCGAGCCACCGTGAAGCTGCCACGACACCGGGAGGCCACCCGACGGACCTCCCCATGCCGTCGCCCACGGCCAGAGCAGCGGCCACGCCCGGCCGCTGCCCAAACCGTGTCGCCCGGCGAACTCCAAGCGCCGGAGCCGCCGGGCATGCACCACCGGAGCCACGCGCCTTGCTACCCCCTCCCGGAGACCACGCCACCACCACCTGCGTTGACCGCACGGGCGCCACCGCAACCACCACCAGATCTGCAGCCCCTACGCCCGTACAGCCACGCCCCGCCACGAGCGCACCAGCCGGCACGCCTCACCATGCTGGAGGCCGGCCTAGCCTAGCCGGACACCGTCCCcagcccgcgccgccgcggcccgtggCCCTTGCGCCGGGATTTGACGAGGAAGCCCCGAAGAAGCCAGCACCTCGCCCTCCCCACGCACAAGCCCGCGCCACCAGAACCACGCAGCCGCCGCCGCTCCGCCGCACGGCCGACCACCGGCGTGCCGCCCGGGTCGCCACCGTGCCGTCCCGCGCGAACGACGCGCTTCTCTCCGTGGCCCTGCGTCCCGCACCACCGGAAGCCAAGGAAGAAGGGAAGAaggccccgccgccaccgacgccagcCGGGCTTCACCCGGTGGCGCCCTCAGGCGGCGGCAGGGGGAGGAAGGGTTGGTAAAGGGCTGCTGGCCGATGGCGGCTAGGGTTCGCCCTGCCGCCCGCGAGAGCGGCACGAGCGAGAGCCTTCCCTTTACTTTTACAATAATAGCAGAGGAACTGGGGCCATTGCGCTTGCGGACCTCGACCCCAGACGGGAGCCGCCCgcggatccattgccacatgaagatccgGATCTTCAGGGGCAGAAGAATGGGCCACACCGCCAGGAGGGGGGCGGGGCGGAGGAGGGGGCAATGGCCGAgtagagggatttggtggagaatTGGCCCGAGGGCTCAAGACGCCACCTGAACTCATCCGAGCCTGCATCGACAGCCGGCTCGTGGAGAGCAATGCATTCGAGAAGTTCCTGCCAAGCGGCAGCTTCCGGAGGCCCAAATGGCCTCCGGaacgcgaggcgccctaagtcaataagggcccgtTCCATGGAGATCGTCGGGACGACAGCGAtggagaagaggtcggggaagcgagCCGCAAAAGGGGTATCGCCCGCCAAACGATCAAACCATAACATAGTCGCTGATCCCGATCCGACCGGAATGGACATCCCAATGCGGAGGACGGGAAGCAGCTAGATGACTGATTGCCAGAACTGAGATCCACCAGACTGTTGGCAGAAAGCCAGAGGCTGGCCACGCAGATATTTATTCCTGATGATATCAAGCCATAGCCCGTCGTTCCCTTGCGAGATGCGCCACAGCCAGCGGGAGAGGAGGGCGATATTCATGCGCTTGGAGCACATGATACCGAGGCTGCCTTGCTCCCGAGGCTTGCGAATGTCAGGCCAGCTAACCATATGATATTTCTGCTTGTTATGGTCCCCAGCCCAATAGAACCGGGATTGGATCTTAACGATCTCATGGTGGAGGGTCTCGtgaaggctgtagaagctcatgaggaacaaGAGGAGACTGGAGAGCGAGGAGTTGATGAGGATAGTCCGGGCCGCCTTCGACAGCCACCGACCCTGCCAAGGCTCGATGCGTGTTTGCAGCTTGGCCACCGTCGGGCGCAAGTCAGCGACGGTAAGTCTCGAGTCGCTAATGGGCGTCCCCAGGTAGGTAGTGGGCAAGGAGCCGAGGCGACAATTCAGGCGGTTGGCAATGTCGAGGGCCTCCGCCGGAGAGTATCTCATCACCATCACATCACTCTTATCGAAGTTAATCTTGAGGCCAGACATTTGCTGGAAGCAGAGAAGGAGGAATTTAAGGTTAGCGATGTCCGTAACAGAGCCTTCGACCATAATAATGGTGTCGTCGGCGTACTGGACCAGGGAAATGTCGGAGCCGCCGGCCAAGTGGGGGTTTAATCCCACGAATATGGCCAGCAGTCTTAGCCTTATCCAGGATGGTTGCAAGCGCGTCCACCACCATATTGAACAAGAACGGGGAGAAAGGATCGCCTTGCCTCACCCCGCAGAAAGTGGGAAAGTAAGGGCCAATCTCCCCATTGATGTTCACGGCAGTGCGACCACAAGAGACCATCTGCATAACCCTAGTAACCCAACGGTCATCGAAACCTTTCCGGGGTAgaacttcccgaaggaagggccagcTAACAGTGTCATAGGCCTTATGGAAATCGATCTTCAAAAAGACCGCCTTGAGGTGTTTGGAGCGGACCTCATGGAGGACTTCATGAAGGACTAGCACCCCATCCAGAATATATCGACCTTGGATGAAGGCCGATTGGTTGGGGTGGGTAATATGATCTGCGAGCAGGGTCATTCTATTGGCGTACCCTTTTACCAGGATCCTAAAGATCACATTTATCACTGCCTGGTCTATTTCTATTTTCGATAGACTTCACACGGTGTAAGTTAGCATTTAATACCCCTTTCTGTCCAAAATATAGAGCATAGAATTTTTTCCATAGATGTCAATCTTTGTAAAATTTAATCAAACTTCACCCgcagaaaaaaaaatcaaactgATGGAGAAATTTACTGCATCTACAATACAAAATAAATATCCTTAGATCCATCATAAAATATGTTTTCTAATTTTATTTGATGTTATTGATACTTTTATTTAATTTAGTCAAAGtttatgaaatttgacttcagaAGAAAAAAATGCACTACACTtttcgaatggagggagtactgtatTTTTGTTGCAGACCATATAATGTACATTTACATAAGGAAAACTGCGATTTACAAACAGGAGAAGGAGAcagaccatcctataacatgtaatatgtACTGTACTAGCTACTATTGCCAAATAATAATTATGTATACATATGAACATGCATCGGTCGACTCTTTCTTCTAGCTAGCAGCCTTGCATATACAGTTGCATGCACGCCATGACttgcatgcatatcatatcatatcATAGGATATCCCCATCCATGCTGGCCAGCACGCACATATATGCTTCATATCCATGTACCTACCAGCTATCTCGCTAGATCTTCAAGTGCTTCAGCCTGCATACATGAATTAGTTAACAACCTGAATTCATTCCGAGAAGAATCAATGTCATCAACAAGCTAGCTATTAACATCActaaaatataagagtgtttagatcactaaaatagttatctaaacattcttatattagtttacggagggagtacctattAATTCGATAAGCACGCCCGAAGAGGATGCCAAAGGAGAGGGGTACAAACCTGTCGGCCTCGTAGCCAACGTTGGGGCCGGGGCAGGGGGGACGGTAGGCGGGGAAGGGCACCTTGCCGGCCTCGATGTTGGCGACATCGTGGACGAGCAGCTCGTAGTAGCGCCTCACGTCATCAGCCGACTTGCCGCCGCCAACGGCGCGGGCAACGTTGTGCCAGCGGTCGGGCGTGTCCCTGTCGTGCACTGCCAGCGCTTGCTCGAACAGCTTGTTCTGTTTCGGCGTCCACCCCGCCGCCCTCCCGGCCGCGCTCATGGATAGCGACGCCATTGATCCGTCGAGTGATGAGTGATGAGTTGAGGAATGCTATAGTTGAATGCCGGTGATGTGACCTATAGTTGAATGCCGGTGAGATTGTTGAGGAATGAGTTGGAAGTTTGTGAGTAGCGGTGCTACTTATAGGCGGTCAGGCAGGAGTCGACGAGGATTGCATGATCGGTCTGGGGGCGGGAGATGGGAATAATATGTACAGTATATGGAGCATAAGGTCAAAACTGAGGGAGCTGGAGTGGAAAAAACAAGGGGAACAAGGGGGAGAATCATCAGCCGGCcactacgagaggagagaggaagaACCAACATTTTTGTCCCCGGGAAGTGGGGGATCTAACTTTGTTTATCTCTTTGGCCCAGTTGCATTGCATCTGTGCTCGATCTTCTCCTGCTCAAAGATTCAAAGCATGCGAAATTGTAAATATTTATATGCGCAAGGAAATGCACCCTCATGATTAAGCATATTTACACCGCAAATGTGTCGATTGATATCTTCTAagaaaaaactactccctccgatctGAACTTCGTATTTGTGTGAAATATTCAGAAAGGATAACATCAAGCAATACATAAATTAGATAATTAGAAATCGCTTGTAAAGGAGCTAGTTAGAAAATTATTTTAAAAGAATCATGTTGCTATCTTCAAATAGCTTGTTGCAGAGATTGGATTCTAACGTCAGAAAACGGGTGTGTGTTGGCCATACGATCCAGGAGCTAGAATATATATCTTGCTTTTTGGATGAGAGAATATTATCAAGAAATCTAGCTCCAACCTGTTTGTGTGACTCTACCTATACCAAAAAGAAATGTCTTTTTATATTCCGATGGAAAGAAAGAAAAACTGCTTTCCGGTAATGAGTGAAAGGAATTTTCCTTTTGTGTGTTGCGCCTGGTTGATTCTAAATTGTCCCACCTTTTAGGTAATTGACGAACGTTAAATGACAGCATTTCCTTTTAAGTATTCCAGTAGTTTGGGAAATAGTTCGTTCCAAAATAGTTTTACCTTAACCCCACGATAGAAATACTAGAATACAAATGTGACTATATGATACAAGTGAGTTCTATTTTTCAAGTGGAATTGCATTCACAAATTACAAACACAACAGCAACATGCTACTTGTTGTTATAGATGATTGTACAAAATCAAACTAGGTGATTACATATAAGAAATGTGTGCAAATGGGGAAAAGCATTATAATGTGACACTACACATATTTTTTATTATGGATCTTCGTCGTTCCCAAAAATACGGCACACTTAAGTTTTGACATTTTTTAGTGTACATTTTTCATTTATAGTATGTTTATAAAATTAGTATAAAGACATGACATttattttgaaaaggaggatgacccccggcctcttcaTCTGGGCAATGAatgcggccattttattaattattcacaaagaccttacaaagtaatacatcaataaTTCTGAAGGCACCATCTTGGCAACGTCTGTCGCTACTCATATCCACTTGATGAAAGGTGCTGATTGTCCGAGCCAAATACCATACAGGCCTCGCACCAAGGCCTAACATCTAATGccggaggccccaaccaagccgCTGCCGAGTTTAGGGCTCACACTGGTCCGGTGCACTCTCAAATGCCGCGGCCACCGTCTTCCACGGAGCCATCTTCAAAGCAAGCATTGACGCATTGACCTTGCCAGGCCTGCTGTCAACGCCACCTCCCTACACGCGTCCATCGTCATACATCTATCGCCGAGACCCTGCTACGCCACACCACCGAGACCCACATCGTCGATGTGTGACATGAAATGCCGCTCCACCACAAAACCGTCTACTGATCCCTCTAGCCAATGCACATCTCCGATAATGACGCCCCTAAGGAGGGAACGACGGAAGAGCACTGCCATCATCCGATCCACTGATCAAGGGTTTCCCCTGGAGGTAGCGGGAGGATttgggagcttcacctcgatgatgccttcatgaaggaaataaCACCAAGGGATTTCACCATCACCGGCTCCGGCCACCGACTGAAGACCAGGTTTTCACCTGGATCTGTCCCAAGAACATCCACCCAACAACCTGTGCACCATCCAGACTGCCTACAAAGCCCTAGATCCAGTGACCATCCACAACAACACTGCCACCATGGGAGCCCTGGCACACCGGCCACTGCCTGTGTGTGCCACCATTGGAGCCTGGGAGGAGGGCCGCCACCCACCTCGCCAAACCACAAGATCAACCAAGAGGAATCCCGCGcgctcattgatacgtctccaacgtatctataatttttgattgttccatgttgttatactatcattcttggatgttttacaatcattttgtatcAATTCCATATtattatttgggactaacc encodes:
- the LOC119312747 gene encoding protein RADIALIS-like 3 yields the protein MASLSMSAAGRAAGWTPKQNKLFEQALAVHDRDTPDRWHNVARAVGGGKSADDVRRYYELLVHDVANIEAGKVPFPAYRPPCPGPNVGYEADRLKHLKI